Proteins from a genomic interval of Flammeovirgaceae bacterium SG7u.111:
- a CDS encoding OmpH family outer membrane protein, giving the protein MKNKFLLLIAFTFLASASVSAQQIKIAFVNPDSVLLSLPEYKTQVKILESYGKQLRTQITTKQTTLQSKAQEYQQQQPTLTPQQNQDNMLELQKMELELQQFAQQAQQNLGKKEQDLMEPLYEKIQEGIDATAKELGYDLVVQRQAFIYAKPEYDITTAVIKQLGGTPGAGSAE; this is encoded by the coding sequence ATGAAAAACAAATTTTTGCTCCTTATAGCTTTTACTTTTTTAGCTTCAGCTTCGGTGAGCGCCCAGCAAATCAAAATAGCATTTGTTAATCCTGATAGCGTATTGCTCTCTTTGCCAGAGTACAAAACGCAAGTGAAAATATTGGAATCTTATGGTAAACAGTTGAGGACTCAAATCACTACAAAACAGACCACTCTTCAGAGCAAAGCTCAAGAGTATCAGCAACAACAGCCTACTTTGACTCCTCAGCAAAACCAAGACAACATGCTTGAATTGCAAAAAATGGAGCTTGAGCTTCAGCAATTTGCCCAGCAAGCACAGCAAAACCTCGGCAAAAAGGAACAAGACCTTATGGAGCCTCTTTACGAGAAAATCCAAGAAGGGATTGATGCTACAGCAAAAGAACTGGGATATGACCTAGTGGTCCAAAGACAAGCCTTCATTTATGCTAAGCCAGAATACGATATCACAACGGCAGTAATTAAGCAACTTGGTGGAACGCCAGGTGCTGGTTCGGCCGAATAA
- a CDS encoding TlpA disulfide reductase family protein translates to MKTKITLLVFFACSIWACAPSERSEQKVEEVAKVETKASISEGSWRAVLTLKNGIELPFNFTVALDGKGEPKIDIINGEEKLSLDEVKIWKDSISIPMHIFDAEIIGKLQGGKITGKWVKHSYKKPYEIPFKAVAGVNHRFDDGGIAPMANITGKWQVSFENEEGDPDQAIGVFEQKGSKLLGTFLTTTGDYRYLEGSVIGNELHLSCFDGEHAFLFTAKLDNGLITDGMFYSGKHWEQPWTAIVNENASLPDAGKLTYLKDGYDKVAFSFPNLDGEPVSLEDQRYKGKVVVVQLLGSWCPNCMDETKFLAPFYQQYQPKGFEVIGLAYERNPEFNEAKKRVSVMKDKLGVDYEVLIAGVSSKVEAAKSLPMLNHVMSFPTTIIIDKTGEVRKIHTGFSGPGTGEYYQKFVDEFTLTIEKLLAEEA, encoded by the coding sequence ATGAAAACCAAAATCACATTATTAGTATTTTTTGCTTGTTCAATATGGGCATGTGCCCCTTCGGAAAGATCGGAACAAAAGGTAGAAGAAGTAGCGAAAGTAGAAACAAAAGCGAGTATAAGTGAAGGGAGTTGGAGAGCGGTTCTGACATTGAAAAATGGTATTGAATTACCGTTTAATTTTACCGTTGCTCTTGATGGAAAGGGAGAGCCCAAGATTGATATTATCAATGGTGAGGAAAAACTATCGCTGGATGAGGTAAAGATTTGGAAGGATTCTATTTCGATTCCTATGCATATTTTTGATGCAGAAATAATAGGCAAATTGCAAGGTGGCAAGATCACTGGAAAATGGGTGAAGCATAGTTACAAAAAGCCCTATGAAATTCCTTTCAAAGCAGTAGCTGGAGTAAATCACAGGTTTGACGACGGAGGAATAGCACCTATGGCGAACATCACTGGAAAATGGCAGGTGAGCTTCGAGAATGAGGAAGGTGATCCTGATCAAGCTATTGGCGTATTTGAGCAGAAAGGAAGTAAACTTTTGGGCACATTCTTGACCACCACAGGCGATTACAGATATTTGGAAGGAAGTGTTATTGGAAATGAGCTACATCTATCTTGTTTTGATGGTGAGCATGCATTTTTGTTCACAGCCAAACTGGATAATGGCTTGATTACCGACGGAATGTTTTATTCTGGAAAGCACTGGGAGCAGCCTTGGACGGCAATCGTAAACGAAAATGCCAGCCTTCCAGATGCAGGTAAGTTGACCTATCTTAAAGATGGGTACGATAAAGTAGCGTTCAGTTTCCCGAACCTAGATGGCGAACCAGTTAGCTTGGAAGACCAACGCTATAAAGGTAAAGTAGTAGTAGTTCAGTTGTTAGGTTCTTGGTGTCCAAACTGTATGGATGAAACCAAGTTTTTAGCACCTTTCTACCAACAATACCAGCCGAAAGGGTTTGAGGTAATTGGTTTGGCATATGAGAGAAATCCAGAATTTAATGAAGCTAAGAAACGAGTTTCGGTAATGAAAGATAAGCTTGGCGTGGATTACGAAGTATTGATAGCTGGCGTGAGCAGCAAAGTTGAAGCGGCAAAATCGCTACCTATGCTCAACCATGTTATGTCTTTCCCTACTACCATTATTATAGATAAGACGGGTGAAGTAAGAAAGATCCATACTGGTTTTAGTGGGCCTGGTACAGGCGAGTATTACCAAAAGTTTGTTGATGAATTTACCCTGACTATCGAGAAGCTTTTGGCAGAAGAGGCGTAA
- a CDS encoding c-type cytochrome encodes MYKTLFHTHVVVVTLFLLIYLVKTILLVINKKAGLAKFTKVVKVPEMIISFVFLLTGVWMVFSLGEYTTLFIIKIGAVIISIPLAVIGFKKENKALAILSFVLIISAYGMAEANKGKLTKPKALAESVIDDPSAANYDLSLHGKALFVVNCAACHGADGKLGLSGAADLSVSELSESEITEVIVKGKGIMKGYKENFSEAELQALTSYVQTLKQ; translated from the coding sequence ATGTACAAAACATTATTTCATACTCACGTAGTAGTGGTTACTCTTTTTTTGCTAATTTACCTTGTTAAAACTATTTTATTGGTAATCAATAAAAAGGCAGGTTTAGCAAAATTCACCAAGGTGGTAAAAGTGCCTGAAATGATTATCAGCTTTGTTTTTTTATTGACAGGAGTCTGGATGGTTTTTTCTTTGGGAGAATATACAACACTATTTATTATAAAAATAGGCGCTGTTATAATTTCTATCCCTTTAGCCGTTATAGGTTTTAAGAAGGAGAACAAAGCACTAGCAATTTTATCTTTTGTTTTGATCATCAGTGCCTACGGAATGGCAGAAGCCAACAAGGGAAAGCTTACAAAACCTAAAGCGTTAGCGGAGTCTGTGATTGATGATCCTTCGGCAGCTAATTATGATTTGTCCTTGCATGGGAAAGCATTGTTTGTAGTAAACTGTGCAGCATGCCATGGCGCAGATGGCAAATTAGGATTGTCTGGTGCTGCCGATCTTTCGGTAAGCGAGCTTTCTGAATCAGAAATTACAGAGGTAATTGTGAAAGGAAAGGGGATCATGAAAGGGTACAAGGAGAACTTCTCGGAAGCTGAACTCCAAGCTCTTACAAGTTATGTGCAAACGCTTAAGCAATAA
- a CDS encoding gliding motility-associated C-terminal domain-containing protein, with amino-acid sequence MIFLCALSFMEVRAQVGTEFWFVAPEVASAHGDRPIYLRLSTVDQPTRVRVSQPANPDFLPIIIELDSQSTSSIDLTSFVSDIENSPSNSVNAKGIFVTSLAPITAYYEVSHSNNPEIFPLKGENALGYEFYVPGQRLFHNQLGKNSIDIVATEDSTLVTIIPTNDLEGGRVANESFSIMLNKGETFAARAQGQSVYDKLLGTHIVASKKIAVTMSDDSIYNRGNYDLVGDQLVPIDFLGTEYIAVRGEAYDEVVMVMGVAEGTQYSVDGSTTKINLGKGESRQVVMSSNVLLIESNKPVYVYQLTGHRGEIGDAILPPINCTGSGQVGFVRSSSQDFNLVLLTQKENRNSFLLDGNPITLNFRAVPGTGDVWYYSSTDMSTQRLNLGAHLLTNTEGFFHMGILHELGLSSVYGYFSNYNTYSGSNVKLCPGGATVLDPGPQFDSYLWSTGSTDRFLEVKQEGTYTLMVTFDNCSATDTFNVFFAPTSVDLGPDTLFCEGESFLLKPQEFDTYDWGMLEDSTFNKNTPGVFAQKEGTYTVTVSNPCGTYTDTVSLVATPRPDLFLGNDLTICDDEELVLDAGEGFEWYDWGDEQNGQFLTVKESGLYKVRTKLGGCIQEDEIEVAFKKSPEEINLGKDRVVCVNEEITLTATGEDLEWFEWFDGSTDAEKVVMGEGNYWVKVSNECGEAEGQIMLTAIGNDGLSMANAFSPNNDAYNQYFEIDEWLLGSQIDIFSRWGDLIYQSESYQNDWDGGTEPNGLYFYLIKSECLSDTYKGWITLIR; translated from the coding sequence ATGATTTTTTTGTGTGCACTTTCTTTTATGGAGGTGCGTGCTCAGGTTGGTACTGAATTTTGGTTTGTTGCCCCCGAGGTTGCCAGTGCTCATGGGGACAGGCCTATTTACCTTCGGCTTTCTACCGTTGATCAGCCTACAAGGGTGCGGGTGAGCCAACCCGCCAATCCAGATTTCCTGCCCATTATCATCGAACTCGATTCCCAAAGTACCAGCTCGATTGACCTTACTTCTTTCGTAAGTGATATTGAGAATTCGCCTTCAAATTCGGTAAATGCAAAAGGAATTTTTGTAACTTCTTTAGCGCCCATTACGGCGTATTATGAAGTTTCCCACTCCAATAATCCTGAGATTTTTCCTTTGAAAGGAGAAAATGCCTTGGGTTACGAGTTTTATGTACCGGGGCAACGCTTGTTTCATAACCAGCTGGGCAAAAACTCCATTGACATAGTGGCAACGGAGGACAGTACGTTGGTGACTATAATACCCACCAACGATTTGGAAGGAGGGCGGGTAGCAAATGAGTCTTTCTCCATTATGCTCAACAAAGGGGAAACTTTTGCAGCAAGGGCACAAGGGCAAAGTGTGTATGATAAACTGCTCGGAACTCACATTGTAGCATCAAAAAAAATAGCCGTGACCATGAGCGATGATTCCATTTATAACAGGGGGAATTACGATTTGGTGGGTGACCAACTGGTGCCCATTGACTTTTTGGGAACGGAATATATTGCTGTGCGGGGAGAGGCTTATGACGAAGTAGTGATGGTGATGGGCGTAGCCGAAGGAACTCAGTATTCGGTAGACGGTTCTACGACGAAGATTAATTTAGGAAAAGGGGAAAGTAGGCAAGTTGTCATGTCATCCAATGTGCTTTTGATAGAAAGCAATAAGCCTGTTTATGTGTACCAGCTTACCGGTCATAGGGGAGAAATAGGTGATGCGATTTTACCCCCAATCAACTGTACAGGGTCAGGGCAGGTAGGCTTTGTCCGGTCTAGCAGTCAAGATTTTAACTTGGTTCTTCTTACCCAAAAAGAGAATAGAAACTCTTTTTTGCTAGATGGCAATCCTATTACTCTCAATTTTAGGGCTGTGCCAGGTACCGGAGATGTGTGGTATTATAGCTCTACCGACATGAGCACGCAGAGGCTCAATTTGGGGGCACATTTGCTCACAAATACCGAAGGGTTTTTCCACATGGGGATTTTGCACGAACTGGGGCTAAGTTCGGTGTATGGTTATTTTTCCAACTACAATACTTATTCGGGTAGTAATGTGAAGCTCTGCCCAGGAGGGGCTACGGTACTAGACCCGGGACCTCAGTTTGATAGTTATTTGTGGAGCACGGGAAGTACCGATAGGTTTTTGGAGGTAAAACAAGAAGGCACTTATACGCTAATGGTCACTTTTGACAACTGCTCCGCTACCGATACTTTCAATGTGTTTTTCGCCCCCACCTCGGTTGATTTGGGACCAGATACGCTATTTTGTGAAGGTGAAAGCTTCTTGTTGAAGCCTCAAGAATTTGATACATATGACTGGGGGATGCTCGAAGACAGCACATTCAACAAAAATACTCCAGGGGTATTTGCCCAAAAAGAAGGGACATACACCGTAACGGTCAGCAACCCATGTGGCACATATACCGACACCGTTAGCTTGGTAGCTACACCTCGGCCAGATTTGTTCTTAGGGAATGACTTGACCATTTGCGATGATGAAGAGCTGGTGCTTGATGCTGGAGAAGGGTTTGAATGGTACGATTGGGGCGATGAACAAAATGGGCAGTTTTTGACCGTGAAAGAATCGGGTTTGTACAAGGTAAGGACAAAGCTAGGCGGGTGTATCCAAGAAGATGAAATAGAAGTGGCGTTTAAGAAATCTCCCGAAGAAATAAACTTGGGAAAAGATAGGGTTGTCTGTGTGAACGAAGAAATAACGTTGACTGCTACTGGCGAGGATTTGGAATGGTTTGAGTGGTTTGATGGCTCGACTGATGCCGAAAAAGTGGTGATGGGCGAAGGGAATTATTGGGTGAAGGTTTCCAATGAGTGTGGAGAGGCCGAGGGGCAAATCATGTTAACGGCCATAGGGAATGATGGTTTGTCGATGGCGAATGCTTTTTCCCCAAACAACGATGCCTATAACCAGTATTTTGAAATAGACGAGTGGCTATTGGGTTCTCAAATAGATATTTTCAGCCGCTGGGGAGACCTTATTTACCAGTCCGAAAGTTACCAAAATGATTGGGATGGAGGCACTGAGCCCAACGGGCTGTATTTCTACTTGATTAAAAGTGAATGCCTAAGCGATACATATAAGGGATGGATCACGCTCATCAGGTAG
- a CDS encoding arginine deiminase-related protein has protein sequence MINSFTSHILMVRPARFGFNPQTALTNAFQDPSLKKKQEELTEKAKEEFDAFVEKLKAAGVEVNVVFDTEEPAKPDAVFPNNWISTHEDGTVILYPMCALNRRIERRRGVLELLATQYTISQEVDMSHYEEDGMYLEGTGSLILDRCNKICYACFAERTHPELLKLFEEKTGYKTIGFTSTDAHGTPVYHTNVMFSVAQHYAVVCLESIENENERQRVIESLAATGKEIIAITREQMGQFAGNVLEIGSQVGESILAMSEQAYKAFTPAQLEVINRYSKIVHSPLYTIEQAGGGSARCMIAELYLPLKTKPLQEEEEAIAS, from the coding sequence ATGATAAACAGTTTCACTTCCCACATTCTGATGGTTCGCCCAGCCCGCTTTGGGTTCAACCCTCAAACTGCTCTGACAAACGCTTTTCAAGACCCTTCGCTTAAAAAAAAGCAAGAAGAACTTACCGAAAAAGCCAAGGAAGAATTTGATGCTTTTGTAGAGAAGCTAAAAGCTGCGGGAGTAGAAGTAAATGTGGTATTTGACACAGAAGAGCCGGCAAAGCCCGATGCAGTGTTTCCTAATAACTGGATTTCGACCCACGAAGACGGGACGGTTATTTTGTATCCTATGTGTGCGCTCAACCGCCGGATAGAGCGAAGGAGAGGGGTTTTGGAACTGCTTGCTACGCAATATACTATCAGCCAAGAAGTCGATATGAGCCATTATGAAGAAGATGGGATGTATTTGGAAGGCACGGGAAGTTTGATTTTGGATAGGTGTAATAAGATTTGCTATGCCTGCTTTGCCGAACGTACCCATCCAGAACTGCTCAAGTTGTTTGAAGAAAAAACAGGGTATAAAACCATAGGCTTTACCTCTACCGATGCGCACGGAACACCAGTTTATCATACCAACGTGATGTTTTCAGTTGCCCAACACTACGCTGTTGTTTGTTTGGAGTCTATCGAAAATGAAAATGAAAGGCAACGGGTAATTGAAAGCCTGGCCGCTACGGGGAAAGAGATTATTGCGATTACGAGGGAGCAGATGGGGCAGTTTGCGGGAAATGTGTTGGAAATAGGCAGCCAAGTGGGCGAAAGCATTTTAGCAATGTCGGAGCAAGCTTATAAAGCATTTACACCAGCTCAGTTAGAAGTGATCAACCGTTATTCAAAAATAGTCCATTCGCCCCTATATACAATTGAGCAAGCGGGTGGGGGAAGTGCCCGTTGCATGATAGCGGAGCTGTACTTGCCGCTCAAAACCAAGCCTCTCCAAGAGGAAGAAGAAGCTATCGCGAGTTGA
- a CDS encoding efflux RND transporter periplasmic adaptor subunit, producing MKKLFENKILLVGIALFVGVVIGWVIKSSNNSIIKPSSHHHIIEPSNHQEWTCSMHPQIRKNEPGDCPICGMDLIPLESETDVEVDPMAVSMSATAMQLAQVQTMVVGYGDTEKAVRLNGKVQADERKVFTQSSHIPGRIEQLTANFTGDYVKEGQAIAYIYSPELVNAQEELFEAQKIKDTQPGLFNAAKEKLKNWKLTDVQIDQILSSGKAKSKFPVLANVSGYVSKKLVNLGDYIKLGQPIYEIMDLSKVWVLFEVYESDLSWIKKGDKVSYTVQSLTSETFEGEITYIDPSIDPVTRVAKARVEVVNKELKLKPEMFASGIVSSEVGGKEQQVVVPKSAVMWTGKRSVVYVKNTTSQGVSFLLREVSLGATLGEGFVIEKGLQLGEEVAVNGTFSIDAAAQLAGKPSMMSLEEKVDVGEDAKTALLPLFRSYFELKKALAADDFGKAKEAGGTMKVELVNVDMKLFEGDAHKLWMEQADQLKKGLVHVSHFNEIDELRKVFMPISNAMIVLAESFQPLSETVYVQRCPMADNDRGADWLSLEKEILNPYFGDMMLNCGEVKKVIH from the coding sequence ATGAAAAAACTATTTGAAAATAAAATTCTACTGGTTGGAATCGCTCTTTTTGTAGGTGTTGTCATTGGGTGGGTAATCAAATCATCAAATAATTCTATCATCAAACCATCATCGCATCATCATATCATCGAACCATCAAACCATCAAGAATGGACTTGTTCGATGCATCCACAAATTAGAAAAAATGAGCCGGGAGACTGCCCCATTTGCGGAATGGATTTGATCCCGTTGGAAAGTGAAACAGATGTCGAGGTTGACCCAATGGCGGTGAGTATGTCGGCAACTGCTATGCAGCTGGCACAAGTGCAAACGATGGTAGTAGGATATGGAGATACGGAAAAAGCTGTCCGCTTAAATGGAAAAGTACAAGCAGATGAGCGAAAGGTATTTACCCAGTCTTCGCATATTCCTGGGCGGATAGAACAGTTAACTGCCAATTTTACAGGTGATTATGTGAAAGAAGGGCAGGCGATTGCTTATATCTACTCGCCAGAATTAGTCAATGCCCAAGAGGAATTGTTTGAGGCTCAGAAAATCAAAGATACGCAGCCTGGGCTTTTCAATGCAGCAAAGGAAAAGTTGAAAAATTGGAAATTGACAGATGTGCAAATTGATCAGATTTTATCATCTGGAAAGGCTAAAAGCAAGTTCCCGGTGTTAGCTAATGTGTCGGGCTATGTTTCCAAAAAGCTGGTCAATTTGGGTGATTATATAAAGCTTGGCCAGCCTATTTATGAAATAATGGATCTTTCAAAAGTATGGGTGCTTTTTGAGGTGTATGAAAGTGATTTATCTTGGATAAAAAAAGGAGATAAGGTTTCTTATACTGTTCAATCATTGACTAGTGAGACTTTTGAAGGGGAAATAACTTACATAGACCCAAGTATTGATCCTGTTACAAGAGTTGCCAAGGCGCGGGTTGAAGTAGTGAACAAAGAGCTGAAGCTTAAACCAGAGATGTTTGCCAGTGGAATAGTTTCTTCTGAAGTTGGTGGAAAGGAACAACAGGTAGTTGTCCCGAAATCTGCGGTGATGTGGACGGGGAAAAGGTCGGTGGTGTATGTGAAAAATACTACTTCCCAAGGTGTGAGTTTTTTGTTGCGGGAAGTATCGCTAGGAGCTACCCTTGGGGAAGGATTTGTTATTGAAAAAGGGTTGCAATTGGGTGAGGAAGTGGCCGTGAACGGAACGTTTAGCATTGATGCCGCCGCGCAGTTGGCAGGCAAACCGAGCATGATGAGCTTGGAGGAGAAGGTAGACGTTGGGGAAGATGCAAAAACAGCCCTTTTGCCATTGTTTAGGTCTTATTTTGAATTGAAAAAAGCCTTAGCGGCAGATGATTTTGGCAAGGCTAAAGAGGCTGGGGGAACAATGAAAGTGGAACTGGTGAATGTGGATATGAAGCTGTTTGAAGGTGACGCTCATAAACTCTGGATGGAGCAGGCTGATCAATTGAAAAAAGGTTTGGTTCATGTGAGTCACTTCAATGAAATTGATGAATTAAGAAAGGTTTTCATGCCAATTTCCAATGCGATGATAGTCTTGGCAGAATCTTTCCAGCCTCTTTCCGAAACGGTTTATGTGCAGCGATGCCCCATGGCGGATAATGACAGGGGAGCTGATTGGCTCAGTCTGGAAAAAGAGATCTTGAACCCGTATTTTGGGGATATGATGCTGAACTGCGGAGAAGTGAAAAAAGTGATACATTGA
- a CDS encoding four helix bundle protein — MKKNEILDLSFQFALDVIEYVDLLEEKRKYVIARQLLKSGTSIGANIREAQNVHSLKDFVAKCIIAMKEADETEYWLLLCEKSKSYPNPDRLLTTIVSIKKLLAKIISTSRKKLSS; from the coding sequence ATGAAAAAAAATGAGATACTTGATCTAAGTTTTCAATTTGCACTGGATGTTATCGAATATGTCGATTTGCTTGAAGAAAAAAGAAAGTATGTAATAGCAAGGCAACTTTTAAAATCAGGTACATCGATTGGGGCAAATATCAGAGAAGCACAAAATGTTCATAGCCTTAAAGATTTTGTTGCAAAGTGTATCATCGCAATGAAAGAAGCTGATGAAACGGAGTATTGGCTTTTGCTTTGTGAAAAAAGTAAAAGCTATCCGAATCCCGATAGGCTTTTGACGACAATTGTTTCGATAAAGAAACTTCTTGCAAAGATTATTTCTACTTCACGAAAGAAATTAAGCTCATGA
- a CDS encoding TolC family protein yields MKTVYFYLFPRISALLLFISTFFLSISYSQTLEAYLDSAAMNNPGLKAKYKTFEASMEKVAQVGGLPDPNLSFGYFVSPVETRVGPQRSKFSLTQMFPWFGTLRAQEEAASLIAEAKYQEFLEARNKLFYQVAAFYYPLFELNRLMVLEEENLRVLSSYKDIATVKFQNGKVEMVDVLRTDIMLKEARTNLSILKQKKKPLETRFKALVHLEDTEPITVQDSLSVKNLLLGYRRDSLLADNPLINELELKMKASEASEQVAIKQALPKFGVGLDYVVVGQRTDIDLPDNGKDVFMPMVTLNLPIYGGKNRAAKREAQLMQESFALQKEDMSDRLSSSYDMVWFEIQKQADFITLYTQQIQTSNQMLNLLFSAYSNSGKDFEEVLRMQQQLLKYQKMRATALAEYHIALAELDYITAK; encoded by the coding sequence ATGAAAACTGTCTATTTCTATTTATTTCCACGTATTTCGGCTTTACTTCTATTTATATCTACTTTTTTTCTATCCATTTCCTATTCTCAAACATTGGAAGCATACCTCGACTCGGCAGCGATGAACAATCCCGGCTTGAAAGCCAAATACAAAACATTTGAAGCATCTATGGAAAAGGTGGCACAAGTAGGTGGTTTGCCAGATCCAAATCTTTCTTTTGGCTATTTTGTATCGCCCGTAGAAACAAGAGTTGGTCCTCAGCGGTCTAAGTTTTCGCTTACGCAGATGTTTCCTTGGTTCGGTACGCTGAGGGCGCAGGAAGAAGCTGCTTCTTTAATTGCCGAAGCTAAATACCAAGAGTTTTTAGAGGCAAGGAATAAGTTGTTTTATCAGGTCGCTGCTTTTTATTATCCTTTGTTCGAGCTAAATAGATTGATGGTATTAGAAGAGGAAAACTTGCGTGTATTATCGTCTTACAAAGACATTGCAACAGTTAAGTTTCAAAATGGAAAAGTGGAAATGGTGGATGTGTTGCGGACCGATATAATGCTGAAAGAGGCACGCACAAATCTTTCTATTCTGAAGCAAAAGAAAAAGCCACTTGAAACCCGATTCAAAGCACTTGTGCATCTGGAAGATACCGAGCCGATTACGGTTCAGGATTCTCTTTCTGTCAAAAATTTGCTACTGGGCTATCGGAGGGATTCTTTGTTGGCAGACAATCCTTTGATAAATGAGTTGGAGCTGAAAATGAAAGCAAGTGAGGCAAGTGAACAAGTTGCTATTAAACAAGCACTTCCAAAATTTGGCGTAGGCTTGGATTATGTGGTGGTTGGGCAACGCACAGATATTGATTTGCCAGATAATGGCAAAGATGTTTTTATGCCAATGGTTACGTTGAACCTTCCTATTTATGGCGGTAAGAACAGAGCTGCGAAGAGAGAAGCTCAACTCATGCAAGAGTCTTTTGCTTTGCAAAAAGAAGATATGTCCGACCGCCTTTCCAGTTCCTATGACATGGTTTGGTTCGAGATTCAAAAGCAGGCGGATTTTATCACGCTTTACACCCAGCAGATCCAGACTTCAAACCAAATGTTGAATCTTCTCTTTTCAGCGTATAGCAATTCGGGAAAGGACTTTGAAGAGGTACTGCGAATGCAACAGCAACTATTGAAGTATCAAAAAATGAGGGCTACTGCTTTGGCAGAATACCACATAGCCTTGGCTGAGCTAGATTATATAACAGCAAAGTAA